One genomic window of Hydra vulgaris chromosome 03, alternate assembly HydraT2T_AEP includes the following:
- the LOC101237336 gene encoding centrosomal protein of 85 kDa-like isoform X2, whose protein sequence is MDNGDPFVELIPQDITISAPSLIEKNSSSSVSQDKYGVQNVFVTPCKFSTSLGERRNLITKKDVTEATNGITVLDQNLSSQKTNLVLSSQQDYLKIDHFQELFAVKNNIIEQKDIIMQKQKTIINQLRQTNLELEELLIQKQEEIQASGLESLVMQVREYKYENSQLKQKLTQVNNSKYSEVEKLQKKLGECEYEHGKLKTALKEMEISKVTEISKLQQQLEMKEHILLMEQRKSETYLKELKEAKQENTKLQLYLEELPTSDEYKSVKNEVKSLKKDKDNAMDEIDFIKKKNAELREEISKKDSQSQELLKTINKLKDEITRLSTSLESYKQQDEKGPFSLKEFQNAITKIKCFETENTHLKKSLEKRHKKLNRLHYDILEKDKLMEEQKTSYESTIRLLTDDLKNKNLSITKINAHNQEIMSSSLDYQKELKKYKDCYTQEYMDSFNILFKEICKCADDVRSFVKLCSSRVKGMEPDLNALLGLNDSPEKSQTIFQSVALPTLDTLQLKFSEIADVRKEIDGLRRSVCEHYAQEIGNNMCISQ, encoded by the exons ATGGATAATGGAGATCCTTTTGTGGAACTGATCCCACAGGATATAACAATTTCAG CTCCctctttaattgaaaaaaacagttCATCTTCAGTTTCACAAGACAAATATGGtgtacaaaatgtttttgtcaCACCTTGCAAGTTTTCTACGTCTCTGGGTGAAAGAAGAAATTTGATAACTAAAAAGGATGTGACTGAAGCAACAAATGGAATAACTGTACTTGATCAAAATTTGTCATCTCAGAAAA caaacttggtTCTTTCTTCAcaacaagattatttaaaaattgatcacTTTCAAGAATTGTTTGCTGTCAAGAACAATATTATAGAACAAAAAGACATAATTATGCAAaa acaaaaaactattatcaaCCAACTTCGTCAAACAAACTTAGAACTAGAAGAGCTTCTCATTCAAAAGCAAGAGGAGATTCAAGCTAGTGGTTTAGAGTCTCTTGTAATGCAAGTTCGAGAATACAAATATGAAAATAGtcagttaaaacaaaaacttacacAAGTAAACAACTCCAAGTATTCAGAAGTAGAAAAGCTTCAAAAGAAATTAgg AGAGTGTGAGTATGAACACGGCAAATTAAAAACTGCTCTGAAGGAAATGGAAATATCAAAAGTTacagaaatatcaaaattacAACAGCAG TTAGAAATGAAAGAACACATTTTATTAATGGAACAAAGAAAAAGTGAAACATATCTTAAAGAGCTTAAAGAAGCTAA gcaggaaaatacaaaactacaacTTTATCTTGAAGAGCTTCCAACTTCTGATGAATACAAAAGTGTTAAGAATGAA gtaaaatccttaaaaaaagataaagataatgCAATGGatgaaattgattttataaagaagaaaaatgcAGAATTAAGAGAGGAAATatctaaaaag gaTTCACAGTCTCAAGAATTGcttaaaacaattaacaaattaaaagatgaaataacgag ACTTTCCACCAGCCTTGAAAGCTACAAACAACAAGATGAAAAAGGGccattttctttaaaagaatttcagaatgcaataactaaaataaaatgttttgagaCTGAAAACacacatttaaaaaag tcacTTGAAAAGCgacataaaaaactaaatcgTTTGCATTATGATATACTTGAAAAAGATAAGCTGATGGAGGAACAGAAGACTTCTTATGAAAGTACCATCAGACTATTAACAGATGAtttgaagaataaaaacttatcaataaCAAAG attAATGCACACAATCAAGAAATTATGTCTTCTAGTCTTGATTAtcaaaaagagttaaaaaaa TATAAAGACTGCTACACGCAAGAATATATGGACTCTTTCAACATTCTCTTTAAAGAg ATATGTAAATGCGCTGATGATGTTCGATCTTTTGTCAAGTTATGCAGTTCAAGAGTAAAAGGAATGGAACCTGATTTAAATGCTCTTTTGGGTTTAAATg atTCACCTGAGAAATCCCAAACAATATTTCAAAGTGTTGCATTGCCAACTCTAGATAcccttcaattaaaattttcagagaTTGCAGATGTGAGAAAAGAAATTGATGGTTTGCGTCGCAGTGTGTGTGAGCATTATGCTCAGGAGATTGGGAATAATATGTGCATTAGtcaataa
- the LOC100199870 gene encoding PRELI domain-containing protein 1, mitochondrial isoform X2: MNYWHCLCSFKNCFLDCFVGMKFIETSSSINHSWFNISSVFFCRYPNPYSKHVLSEDVISRKLENNILKTIRLQSKTNDAPNWLKRFLPSSTAYIVEESHVDLKTGVIMTYTTNLNLKTLLQVDEKAFFFKSPDGSTKVNRQACIRSNLFGLCHAFESFGLKRYCSNISKMEKSFDYVLKIKSPQPISHLNYNLPDISNAFPV, encoded by the coding sequence aTGAACTATTGGCATTGTTTATGctcttttaaaaactgttttttagaCTGTTTTGTAGGTATGAAGTTTATTGAGACAAGTTCTAGTATAAATCATTCTTGGTTCAATATCAGTTCGGTGTTTTTTTGTAGATATCCGAATCCATATAGTAAACATGTTCTTTCTGAAGATGTTATATCAcgaaaacttgaaaataatattttaaaaacaatacgCTTACAGTCTAAGACAAATGATGCTCCTAACTGGTTAAAGCGTTTCCTTCCATCTTCAACTGCTTATATTGTTGAAGAATCACATGTAGACTTGAAAACTGGTGTTATTATGACATATACcactaatttaaatttgaagacACTGCTACAAGTTGATGAAAAggcttttttctttaaatcccCTGATGGCTCTACTAAAGTGAATCGTCAAGCTTGTATTAGATcaaatttatttggtttatgTCATGCATTTGAGTCCTTTGggttaaaaagatattgttcAAACATTTCGAAGATGGAGAAAAGCTTtgattatgtattaaaaataaaatctcctcAGCCTATTTCGCATCTAAATTATAATTTACCTGACATAAGCAATGCATTtccagtttaa